One genomic window of Evansella cellulosilytica DSM 2522 includes the following:
- a CDS encoding cache domain-containing sensor histidine kinase — MEKWIPLQNWSLKWKSVIMFLLLVITPTMTIGIMVYYQTNEILKRQVIDTASRNLIHVESNFLNVQEEIEDISGYVIYSNEFRDFMTLTTHDDNYNEIYKNQNQIKGFITFHLTNKPYFHSMVVEGVNDNYLEFGDLVQGDETEWIEKAVGNEGLFIWSSPYTMERRIWSNDEVSVISLFRVINHLYDIKRPVGMVTIRLDERELYDYVTNGFSDNTHETFVIKKDGEVLLHEEPSYVGARYRDENFVKQLTTSNEDVFSYELDGEVYYAVKQKIEDRELFLVSMVKEEYILAELAGIRLTMKIMIGMGVFIGVLAVFISILMIIRPILELTNETKKLEDGDFQANVKIRSHDEIGKLGIRFNKMVKQIQRLIETKYKLEIENKESELQALQSQINPHFLYNTLDMIRWTARLENAAETGKSIEDLSRLFRINLNNGKLWIQLKDEMKYVHSYIELQKKRLPGKTNVLIVMESGIENALVMKIILQPLAENSIKHGFKNNGNSKRVYIRAYRNGDGINIDVIDNGTGLEVRKTNEKLSRKHEDESGFGLKNINDRIVNAFGSDYGLKLIEPANRQGTHVQLFIPFICSEEDLKKILKREDK; from the coding sequence ATGGAAAAGTGGATTCCTCTACAAAATTGGAGTTTAAAATGGAAGTCTGTCATCATGTTTCTATTACTTGTCATTACACCGACAATGACTATCGGAATAATGGTATATTACCAGACGAATGAAATTTTAAAAAGGCAAGTTATAGATACTGCAAGTAGGAATTTGATACATGTAGAATCCAATTTCTTGAATGTACAGGAGGAAATTGAGGACATATCAGGATATGTTATTTATAGTAATGAATTTCGCGATTTTATGACGTTAACAACACACGATGACAATTATAATGAAATTTATAAAAACCAAAACCAAATAAAAGGATTTATTACGTTTCATTTAACTAATAAGCCATACTTTCATTCGATGGTAGTAGAGGGAGTAAATGATAACTACTTAGAATTTGGTGACTTAGTTCAAGGTGATGAAACTGAATGGATTGAAAAAGCCGTAGGAAATGAAGGTCTCTTTATATGGAGTAGTCCTTATACGATGGAGAGAAGAATATGGTCTAATGATGAAGTTTCAGTCATTTCTTTGTTTCGTGTTATTAATCATTTATACGATATTAAACGACCTGTAGGCATGGTTACAATTCGCCTAGATGAACGAGAATTGTATGATTACGTGACAAATGGTTTTTCAGATAACACGCATGAAACATTTGTCATCAAAAAGGATGGGGAAGTACTTTTACATGAGGAACCATCCTATGTAGGAGCACGTTATCGAGATGAAAATTTTGTAAAGCAACTGACTACTTCAAATGAAGATGTATTTTCATATGAACTAGATGGAGAAGTGTATTATGCCGTAAAACAGAAGATAGAAGATAGGGAACTATTCTTAGTTTCTATGGTTAAAGAAGAGTATATACTAGCGGAGCTAGCAGGAATTCGCTTAACGATGAAGATTATGATTGGGATGGGGGTATTTATTGGGGTATTGGCTGTTTTTATTTCAATACTCATGATTATTCGTCCAATATTAGAGCTAACAAATGAAACGAAAAAGCTAGAGGACGGAGATTTTCAGGCAAATGTAAAAATTCGCTCTCACGATGAAATTGGAAAACTAGGGATACGATTCAATAAAATGGTAAAACAAATTCAAAGGTTAATTGAAACAAAATATAAGTTAGAAATAGAAAATAAAGAATCAGAACTGCAAGCATTACAAAGCCAAATTAACCCACATTTTCTATATAATACACTCGATATGATCCGTTGGACAGCGAGGTTAGAGAATGCAGCAGAAACAGGTAAAAGTATCGAAGATTTATCGAGACTTTTTAGAATTAACTTAAATAATGGAAAGCTATGGATACAATTGAAGGATGAAATGAAATATGTTCATAGTTATATAGAATTGCAAAAAAAGAGATTACCAGGAAAAACAAATGTCTTGATAGTAATGGAATCAGGTATAGAGAATGCGCTAGTCATGAAAATCATTTTACAGCCGTTAGCGGAGAACAGTATTAAACATGGTTTTAAAAATAACGGTAACTCTAAGCGTGTTTATATAAGAGCATATAGAAATGGTGATGGGATTAATATAGATGTGATTGATAATGGAACTGGATTAGAAGTACGTAAAACAAATGAAAAGCTTTCAAGGAAGCATGAGGATGAAAGTGGTTTCGGATTGAAAAACATAAATGATAGAATTGTAAATGCTTTCGGAAGTGACTATGGCTTAAAGTTAATTGAACCAGCCAATAGACAAGGCACCCATGTTCAATTATTTATCCCATTTATTTGCAGTGAAGAGGATCTTAAGAAAATTCTTAAGAGGGAGGATAAGTAA
- a CDS encoding extracellular solute-binding protein, with the protein MFDKWKKLLFFGAVVGLLSLMVACGDEGSSGESNENENGEDDATPDSGEVVELTFWASSNPDRADFQYTMERVEQFNDEHSDIQINIETTAHADYRTRLNTQAAGGQLPDIFQVWPGAELEPLVEGNAVKSLNEIKGNWTDSGLVDEEVLQDFTFDGETYAIPSVQNPTSFVFYDVDMLADVGYDEFPATYDELLELIEALNNEGITPIALGNSAAWPLQSVYISTIADRFTGPDFLSQVFAGERKFTDDDFVQALGVIEELYQVGAFNEDLNTMDDNQMLEYFLQGRSAMVLDGNWGVINILTDKPEDKNVGIAIFPLGDTNSVSTVAGNSWSINADLEGEELEAAHTFMKWMFSEEFYQGLANVGRVVAADVDLPEDSEHDQLFIDMLELASSAPPAPVYDATLPQAVNNVLQNELQAITIGRSTPEESAEKIQQAVENE; encoded by the coding sequence ATGTTTGACAAATGGAAGAAGCTGCTATTTTTTGGTGCCGTTGTTGGTCTTTTAAGTTTAATGGTTGCATGTGGGGATGAGGGGAGTAGTGGAGAAAGTAACGAAAACGAAAATGGTGAGGATGATGCTACTCCAGACAGTGGAGAAGTGGTAGAGCTTACTTTTTGGGCATCGTCCAATCCAGACAGGGCTGATTTTCAATATACAATGGAGCGTGTAGAACAATTTAATGATGAACATAGTGACATTCAAATTAACATTGAAACGACAGCACATGCAGATTATAGGACGAGATTAAACACACAAGCTGCAGGTGGTCAGTTGCCTGATATATTTCAAGTGTGGCCAGGAGCCGAACTTGAGCCATTAGTGGAAGGGAACGCAGTAAAATCATTAAATGAAATTAAAGGGAACTGGACAGATAGCGGATTAGTCGATGAAGAGGTATTACAGGATTTTACTTTTGATGGGGAAACGTATGCGATTCCATCCGTTCAAAATCCTACTAGCTTCGTTTTTTATGACGTAGACATGTTAGCTGATGTTGGCTACGATGAATTTCCAGCCACATACGATGAGTTGTTGGAGCTTATTGAAGCTTTAAATAATGAGGGGATAACGCCGATAGCATTAGGAAACTCTGCAGCATGGCCTTTACAATCTGTATATATATCGACAATCGCTGATCGTTTTACAGGTCCTGACTTTTTATCGCAAGTATTTGCTGGAGAAAGAAAGTTTACTGATGATGATTTTGTTCAAGCTTTAGGAGTAATAGAAGAGTTATATCAGGTTGGAGCATTTAATGAAGATTTAAATACGATGGATGATAATCAAATGCTAGAATACTTCCTGCAAGGAAGGTCAGCGATGGTACTTGATGGGAACTGGGGAGTAATCAACATATTGACAGATAAGCCAGAGGACAAAAATGTAGGAATTGCCATATTCCCATTAGGAGATACAAATAGTGTCTCTACCGTAGCTGGGAACTCTTGGTCTATCAATGCTGATTTAGAAGGTGAAGAACTTGAAGCTGCCCATACTTTTATGAAGTGGATGTTTAGTGAAGAGTTTTACCAAGGTTTAGCTAATGTTGGGAGAGTAGTAGCAGCAGATGTTGATCTACCAGAAGACTCTGAACATGACCAATTGTTTATTGACATGCTTGAATTAGCAAGCTCTGCACCACCGGCACCAGTGTATGACGCAACGTTACCACAAGCGGTTAATAACGTATTACAAAATGAACTGCAAGCAATTACAATTGGAAGATCAACACCAGAGGAATCAGCAGAAAAAATTCAACAAGCAGTCGAAAATGAATGA
- a CDS encoding DeoR/GlpR family DNA-binding transcription regulator — MNSKNRRKEIEKYLLLQGKVDVEELVNKFHVSTMTIRRDLLQLERDNKIVRTHGGAVSTSGLINETAHSSKENKFLFEKKAIATEAANFISAGSTIFLDSGTTTLEVARHLKMKENITIITNDIFIALELINSNNQLLVTGGHLQNHIGAMLGSHTEALLQQINVDILLLGAHAVHPTTGITAPTLDKAKAKQLMIKAAKETWLIADSSKFNKKAFAKVCSLDDIDGIVTDVNSKKENVESYHNNVIFA; from the coding sequence ATGAATAGTAAAAACCGCAGAAAAGAGATTGAAAAGTACTTATTACTTCAAGGAAAAGTCGATGTAGAAGAATTAGTAAATAAGTTTCATGTTTCTACAATGACTATACGTCGCGACCTATTGCAGCTTGAAAGGGACAATAAAATAGTAAGGACACATGGTGGTGCCGTATCTACGTCAGGTTTAATAAATGAGACAGCTCATTCGAGTAAGGAAAATAAGTTTCTATTTGAAAAAAAAGCTATAGCAACTGAAGCAGCAAATTTCATTTCAGCTGGGTCAACTATCTTTTTAGATTCAGGTACGACGACACTAGAAGTTGCCCGTCACCTAAAAATGAAAGAAAATATTACGATTATTACAAACGATATCTTTATCGCATTAGAATTAATAAATAGCAACAATCAGCTCCTCGTTACGGGTGGCCACCTGCAAAATCATATTGGTGCAATGCTTGGGTCACATACAGAGGCTTTATTACAACAAATTAATGTTGACATACTGTTATTAGGTGCTCACGCTGTTCATCCTACAACTGGTATTACTGCACCAACTTTAGATAAAGCAAAAGCAAAGCAACTTATGATAAAAGCAGCAAAGGAAACTTGGCTTATTGCCGACTCTAGTAAATTTAATAAAAAAGCATTCGCTAAGGTTTGTTCACTCGATGATATTGATGGTATCGTAACTGACGTAAACAGCAAAAAAGAGAATGTAGAAAGCTATCACAACAACGTTATTTTTGCTTAG
- a CDS encoding four-carbon acid sugar kinase family protein, with protein sequence MKIGVIADDLTGANGTGVRLTQFGFSSATIVKDAQIPTREHFEALILDTDSRYCERTIAKQRVEEKMELLANWEATLYSKRIDSTLRGNIGVELDTMLDKHGKDTVAIVVPAFPDSRRIVKEDILYVNNIPLHKTGVAQDPLHPITQSHVSTLLSQQTVNSVASIPLYDNVDQLKQGLVRLFYQGKKVITCDAVSNNDITRIAKAMALIHEFNIISVDPGPLTAQYAYETRNLQSEKHQLLVTIGSSTKTSSEQLSYLLNKTDAHPIYVDPNNLVGSKIAWKREVNTAILQAESLQEHSLILVTTHGQDHEVLDLASIAKEQKVSVTTLAKQITDALAHISYSLLCNENFSFKGVFTSGGDVTASLCSISSASGIELIDEVLPLAAYGRLIEGTFNKMPIVTKGGLVGDETALLQCIHFLKKKTMI encoded by the coding sequence ATGAAAATCGGAGTTATTGCTGATGACTTAACAGGAGCAAATGGAACAGGAGTCCGTCTTACTCAGTTTGGATTCTCCTCAGCAACCATTGTAAAAGATGCCCAAATACCTACTAGAGAACATTTTGAAGCACTCATACTAGATACAGATAGTCGTTATTGTGAGCGAACTATTGCGAAACAAAGAGTAGAAGAGAAAATGGAATTGTTAGCAAACTGGGAAGCCACCCTTTATTCAAAACGTATTGATAGTACTTTACGAGGTAATATCGGAGTAGAACTTGATACTATGCTAGATAAACATGGTAAAGATACAGTTGCTATTGTAGTTCCGGCATTTCCAGATTCAAGGCGTATTGTAAAAGAAGATATACTTTATGTTAATAATATTCCTTTACATAAAACTGGAGTGGCACAAGATCCACTTCATCCAATTACTCAATCACATGTTTCAACTTTACTTTCTCAGCAAACCGTTAACAGCGTTGCCTCCATACCTCTATATGACAATGTGGATCAGCTAAAGCAAGGATTAGTTCGATTATTTTATCAAGGAAAAAAAGTCATCACTTGTGATGCTGTTTCCAACAATGACATTACTCGAATTGCAAAAGCAATGGCACTTATTCATGAATTTAACATCATTTCAGTTGATCCTGGGCCATTAACAGCACAATATGCATACGAAACAAGAAATTTACAATCAGAAAAACATCAACTCCTCGTTACAATAGGTAGTAGTACAAAAACGTCGAGTGAGCAACTATCATATTTACTAAATAAAACGGATGCTCATCCTATTTATGTCGACCCTAATAATTTAGTAGGGAGTAAGATTGCATGGAAGCGAGAAGTAAATACAGCAATATTACAAGCAGAAAGTTTACAAGAACATTCTCTCATTCTCGTCACGACACACGGCCAAGATCATGAGGTCCTGGATTTAGCATCCATTGCAAAAGAACAAAAAGTTTCTGTAACAACCCTTGCTAAGCAAATAACGGATGCACTAGCCCACATTAGTTATTCTTTACTATGTAATGAGAACTTTAGTTTTAAAGGGGTATTTACTAGCGGTGGGGATGTTACAGCTTCTCTCTGTTCGATTAGTTCCGCTTCAGGGATTGAGTTAATAGATGAAGTATTGCCTTTAGCTGCATACGGCAGACTAATTGAAGGCACTTTTAATAAGATGCCTATCGTAACTAAAGGTGGGCTTGTCGGAGACGAAACAGCACTCCTGCAATGCATCCATTTTTTAAAGAAGAAAACAATGATATGA
- the pdxA gene encoding 4-hydroxythreonine-4-phosphate dehydrogenase PdxA: MTKKAIIAIPMGDPAGIGPEITVKALAKKEVFQAGKPFVIGDTAILNKAIALTGVNLKVNEVSSLEEAKYEFGTVDVISLNNVNTDSFSFGEIQAQCGQAAFEYIKEAVTLANEGKADVIATTPINKESLKAANVPHIGHTEMLADMTNTPDPLTMFQVRNMRIFFLTRHLSLKDAIAAMTKERVHDYLKRCDEALQRLGVTTRKFAVAGLNPHSGENGLFGREEVDEIAPGIELAVKDGIDAVGPVPADSVFHQALQGKYDAVLSLYHDQGHIAAKMTDFEKTVSITNGLPFLRTSVDHGTAFDIAGKGIASSVSMEECIKMAAEYAPHFTK, translated from the coding sequence ATGACTAAAAAAGCAATCATTGCGATTCCGATGGGGGATCCAGCAGGTATTGGTCCTGAAATTACTGTTAAAGCTTTAGCAAAAAAAGAAGTATTTCAAGCCGGTAAACCGTTTGTTATTGGAGATACCGCTATATTAAACAAAGCAATTGCATTAACTGGCGTAAATTTAAAAGTGAATGAAGTCTCTTCTCTAGAAGAAGCGAAATATGAATTTGGCACAGTAGATGTCATCTCACTGAACAACGTAAATACAGATTCCTTTTCGTTTGGAGAAATACAAGCACAATGCGGTCAAGCAGCTTTTGAATACATTAAAGAGGCTGTTACTCTAGCAAATGAAGGAAAAGCAGATGTCATTGCAACAACACCTATTAATAAAGAATCGTTAAAAGCTGCAAACGTTCCTCATATTGGACACACAGAGATGCTCGCAGACATGACTAATACGCCAGATCCATTAACGATGTTTCAAGTTAGAAATATGCGAATCTTTTTCTTAACTCGCCATCTTTCATTAAAAGATGCTATTGCTGCTATGACGAAGGAGCGTGTTCATGATTATTTAAAACGTTGTGATGAAGCACTACAACGTTTAGGCGTAACGACTAGAAAATTTGCTGTTGCAGGGTTAAACCCACATAGTGGTGAAAATGGTTTGTTTGGAAGAGAGGAAGTAGATGAAATTGCACCAGGTATAGAATTAGCTGTAAAAGATGGTATAGATGCAGTCGGGCCTGTTCCTGCCGATTCTGTTTTCCATCAGGCATTACAAGGGAAATATGATGCAGTATTATCCCTTTACCATGACCAAGGACATATTGCAGCGAAAATGACGGACTTTGAAAAAACGGTCTCAATTACGAATGGACTACCTTTCCTCCGTACTTCCGTTGACCATGGCACTGCTTTTGATATTGCAGGAAAAGGAATTGCTAGTTCTGTTAGTATGGAAGAATGTATAAAGATGGCGGCAGAATATGCACCGCATTTTACGAAATAA
- a CDS encoding DUF350 domain-containing protein, whose protein sequence is MWDIFQHDYMYTAGLYSIVVIAIIVYLSIFELVTKYSTWNEIKNGNVAVALATGGKVFGVANVFRHSIMHNDTVMEMLGWGTFGFILLIFVYFIFEFLTPGFKVDEQLKENNRAVGFISFILSVALSYIIGASIL, encoded by the coding sequence ATGTGGGATATCTTCCAGCACGATTATATGTATACTGCAGGACTTTATAGTATAGTTGTAATAGCGATTATTGTGTATTTATCGATATTTGAGCTTGTTACTAAGTACAGCACTTGGAATGAGATAAAAAATGGTAATGTTGCTGTTGCGCTTGCTACAGGTGGTAAAGTGTTTGGAGTAGCCAACGTTTTTCGTCATTCTATTATGCACAATGATACCGTAATGGAAATGCTTGGATGGGGAACGTTCGGCTTTATCCTACTTATCTTCGTGTACTTCATATTTGAATTTTTAACACCAGGCTTTAAAGTTGATGAACAGCTGAAGGAAAATAATAGAGCAGTAGGATTCATTTCATTTATATTATCTGTTGCACTTTCCTATATAATAGGTGCGAGTATACTGTAA
- a CDS encoding endonuclease MutS2, which produces MLERVCRILEYDKMKSQLVNHASSSLGKQRVEHLQPSLNFSEIEHAQKSTYEGAKVLRLKGQAPLGGIRDIRASVKRAKIGGALNEIELLDVSSTIYGSRRFKSFVEAMIEDEVELTIIPELAENIVPLTDVERDIKQAIDENGEVLDSASPALRTLRQQIRSYESSVRSKLESITRSSSGRKMLSDGIITIRNDRYVIPVKQEYRGHFGGMVHDQSASGATLFIEPSSVVEINNQLREARMKEKQEISRILLALSVLVSEVAEELLTIVEVMSEIDFIFAKALYSLEIGGTQPKLNEDGYIHMAKARHPLIAKDEIVPIDIEIGKEYSSLVITGPNTGGKTVTLKTVGLLTLMVQSGLQIPCEEGSSAAVFQHIFADIGDEQSIEQSLSTFSSHMTNIVDILKHVDHRSLVLFDELGAGTDPTEGAALAISILDYVYNVGAKVIATTHYSELKGYAYNREGVMNASVEFDVETLRPTYRLLIGVPGRSNAFAISRRLGLSDTIIEDAKSHITADTNKIENMIASLESSRKNAEREMEESELLRKEAEQLHQQLEKEFEKLQMEREKILQQAEEKAEQSLNKATAEAEKIISELREIQRSNPQIKDHQLIEAKKRLEEAKPHLVNKKSNEKPKTSSNSKKKKLIPGDEVKVLSFDQKGHIVEQVNDKEYFVQLGMMKMKVKADDIQYMSSPKQLEKQSLSTVRGKDSHVKTELDLRGERYDSAMMEVEKYLDDAVLAGYHQVSIIHGKGTGALRKGVQDLLKTHRNVKETRMGAAGEGGSGVTIVSLK; this is translated from the coding sequence GTGTTAGAAAGGGTTTGTCGCATATTAGAATACGATAAGATGAAGTCGCAACTCGTTAACCATGCCAGTAGTTCCTTAGGGAAACAACGGGTGGAACATTTACAGCCGTCTTTAAACTTTTCAGAGATAGAGCATGCTCAAAAAAGTACGTATGAGGGGGCAAAGGTTTTAAGGCTGAAAGGTCAAGCACCATTAGGTGGAATACGAGATATAAGAGCTTCTGTAAAAAGAGCAAAAATAGGTGGAGCCCTAAATGAAATAGAGTTATTAGATGTATCCTCTACCATTTATGGAAGCCGTCGTTTCAAATCATTTGTTGAGGCGATGATAGAAGATGAAGTAGAGCTTACGATTATCCCGGAGTTAGCAGAAAACATTGTTCCATTAACAGATGTCGAACGGGATATTAAGCAAGCAATTGATGAAAATGGAGAAGTACTTGATTCTGCGAGCCCAGCACTTCGTACGTTAAGACAGCAAATACGTTCTTATGAGTCGAGTGTTCGTTCTAAATTAGAAAGCATTACGAGATCTAGTAGTGGTAGAAAAATGTTATCTGATGGGATTATTACAATTAGAAATGATCGATATGTTATTCCTGTTAAACAAGAGTATCGCGGTCATTTTGGAGGCATGGTTCACGACCAATCTGCTTCGGGTGCTACATTATTTATCGAGCCAAGTTCAGTGGTAGAGATAAACAACCAACTTCGTGAAGCTCGTATGAAAGAAAAACAAGAGATAAGCAGAATATTACTAGCATTATCCGTACTTGTAAGTGAAGTAGCGGAGGAATTATTAACGATAGTAGAAGTTATGTCAGAAATTGATTTTATTTTTGCAAAGGCGCTTTATAGTTTGGAAATTGGTGGCACTCAACCGAAGTTAAATGAAGATGGCTATATTCATATGGCGAAAGCAAGACATCCATTAATAGCAAAAGATGAAATAGTTCCAATTGATATAGAAATTGGGAAGGAATACTCCTCTTTAGTCATTACTGGGCCGAATACCGGGGGTAAAACAGTAACGCTTAAAACGGTAGGATTACTTACACTAATGGTACAGTCAGGACTTCAAATTCCGTGTGAGGAAGGTTCATCCGCCGCCGTATTTCAGCATATATTTGCTGACATTGGTGACGAGCAATCTATTGAACAAAGTTTAAGTACGTTCTCCTCACATATGACGAACATTGTTGATATTTTAAAGCATGTTGATCATCGCTCATTAGTATTATTTGATGAGCTAGGTGCAGGTACGGATCCGACAGAGGGTGCTGCATTAGCGATTTCTATTCTTGACTATGTATACAATGTAGGTGCTAAAGTAATAGCAACAACGCACTATAGTGAACTGAAAGGATATGCTTACAATCGAGAAGGCGTGATGAATGCAAGCGTAGAGTTTGACGTAGAAACGCTCCGCCCGACGTATAGGCTTTTAATAGGAGTTCCTGGTCGAAGTAATGCATTCGCAATAAGTCGCCGTTTAGGACTTAGTGATACGATTATAGAAGATGCTAAAAGTCATATTACAGCCGATACAAATAAAATAGAAAATATGATAGCCTCTTTAGAATCAAGTCGTAAAAATGCAGAAAGAGAAATGGAAGAATCAGAATTGCTAAGGAAGGAAGCAGAGCAACTTCATCAGCAATTGGAAAAAGAGTTTGAAAAGCTTCAAATGGAAAGAGAGAAAATATTACAGCAAGCGGAAGAAAAAGCAGAGCAATCTCTAAACAAAGCAACTGCTGAAGCAGAGAAGATTATTTCTGAATTAAGAGAAATTCAAAGAAGTAACCCGCAAATTAAAGACCATCAATTAATTGAAGCGAAAAAGAGATTAGAAGAAGCGAAGCCTCATCTCGTGAACAAGAAATCGAATGAAAAGCCAAAAACATCTTCAAATAGTAAAAAGAAAAAACTTATCCCTGGTGACGAGGTAAAAGTATTGAGCTTTGATCAAAAAGGACATATCGTTGAGCAAGTGAATGATAAAGAGTACTTTGTTCAGCTCGGTATGATGAAAATGAAGGTGAAAGCCGATGATATACAATATATGAGTAGTCCAAAACAGCTCGAAAAACAATCACTATCTACAGTAAGAGGGAAAGATTCCCATGTGAAAACAGAGTTAGATTTAAGGGGAGAAAGATACGATAGTGCGATGATGGAAGTAGAAAAGTATTTAGATGATGCCGTACTAGCTGGCTACCATCAAGTTTCTATTATACATGGAAAAGGGACAGGTGCATTAAGAAAAGGAGTACAAGATTTACTAAAAACTCACAGAAATGTAAAAGAAACAAGAATGGGAGCAGCTGGTGAAGGTGGTTCGGGAGTAACGATTGTTTCACTAAAGTAA